GTCGCCGCCGTGGAGCAGGAGGCTACCGACGAGGAGGTCGCCGCCGAGCTCGCGGCACAGCTCCAGGCCGCCCTCGACGCGGGCGTCGACGTGACCCACCTCGACAACCACATGGGCTCGGTCTACGGGCTCGTCACCGGACGCGACTTCCTCCGACCGGTCTTCGCGCTCGCGGCCCGGCACGGCCTTCCCTTCCGCCTGCCGCGCAGCATGGACGGCGTCGGAGCGGATGCCGCGCTGCAGCAGAAGCTCGACGAGGCGGCAGCCGCGGCCGATGCGGCAGGAGTCGAGATCATCGATCGGCTGTGGAGCCATCCGTTCGGACTCCTCGGCGAGGGCACGAGCGAGGAGGAGACCTACGAGCAGGTGCGCGACGGCTTCGTCGCCCTGCTGCGCGCGGTGCCGGCGGGACTCACGGAGGTCTACCTGCACCCGATGATCGACGACGACGAGCTGCGTGCCGCGGTCGACTACGGGGCCGCGAAACGCGGCTACGAGCACAGGCTCCTCAGCGACCCGGTGGTCCTGCAGGCGATCGAGGACGAAGCGCTCGTCCGGGTGGGCTGGCGCGACCTGCGAGACCTGCAGCGGAGCCGCATCCGATGACGTCGCTGGGCGGACGACTGCGTGAACGGCGGTT
This genomic interval from Microbacterium sp. LWH11-1.2 contains the following:
- a CDS encoding polysaccharide deacetylase family protein, with product MTAPSDLADRLGLAPGARAIILNADDFGMCHAANTAIVDLLTTARIDSTTLMVPCAWSPEALAFAASRTDLDIGVHLVLTSEWSRYRWRPLTGAATTLVDADGFFPADVAAVEQEATDEEVAAELAAQLQAALDAGVDVTHLDNHMGSVYGLVTGRDFLRPVFALAARHGLPFRLPRSMDGVGADAALQQKLDEAAAAADAAGVEIIDRLWSHPFGLLGEGTSEEETYEQVRDGFVALLRAVPAGLTEVYLHPMIDDDELRAAVDYGAAKRGYEHRLLSDPVVLQAIEDEALVRVGWRDLRDLQRSRIR